The genome window AAGGAGCATCTTTGACTGGATGTTTCTTTCTTTTTCCGCTATGAATGTGTAAAAAAATAATACCTGTGCAAAGCTAAAAAGACGAAGGTTGCCGAAAGAAGAAAAATTCGTTACGATTAAGAAGTAGTTTTGAAAGGAGAGAATACATTGGGTAGTTCAATTACAGATAAAAATGAGCAAGTTACTTTTCTAAAAACAAGATTAAATATGTTTATGGATGTGCTAGATGCAATTGATCCAGAAGAAGCTGAACTAGAGGATATTGATCGCTTAATTGAAATGATAGATGAAATAGAATCGAAATGTAATGAGTTTAAACATAGAGATTTATAGGATTATACTGCTTGGATGGAGAAAATCATCCAGGCTTTTTTTGTTTTTTTGGGGGAATATTTCTGTAAACGATTGCAAATCACT of Niallia circulans contains these proteins:
- a CDS encoding SE1561 family protein; amino-acid sequence: MGSSITDKNEQVTFLKTRLNMFMDVLDAIDPEEAELEDIDRLIEMIDEIESKCNEFKHRDL